One genomic segment of Streptomyces sp. RKND-216 includes these proteins:
- a CDS encoding MarR family transcriptional regulator, giving the protein MPKPLSLPFDPIARADELWKRRWGPAPSMAAITSIMRAHQILLSQVDAVVKPYGLTFARYEALVLLTFSRAGRLPMSKIGERLMVHPTSVTNTVDRLQRAGLVTKGPNPEDGRGTLASITDKGREVCDAATRDLMAMDFGLSSYDDAQCDAIFSLLRPLRVAADDFDDPA; this is encoded by the coding sequence GTGCCGAAGCCGCTCAGCCTGCCGTTCGATCCGATCGCTCGCGCCGACGAGCTCTGGAAGCGGCGATGGGGCCCTGCGCCCTCGATGGCCGCGATCACCTCGATCATGCGCGCCCACCAGATCCTGCTGTCGCAGGTGGACGCCGTGGTCAAGCCGTACGGTCTGACGTTCGCCCGGTACGAGGCGCTGGTGCTGCTCACCTTCTCGCGGGCCGGCCGGTTGCCGATGTCGAAGATCGGCGAACGGCTGATGGTGCACCCCACGTCGGTGACCAACACCGTGGACCGGCTCCAGCGCGCGGGCCTGGTGACCAAGGGGCCGAATCCGGAGGACGGCCGCGGGACGCTCGCGTCGATCACCGACAAGGGGCGGGAGGTCTGCGACGCGGCGACGCGCGACCTGATGGCGATGGACTTCGGACTGTCGAGCTACGACGACGCGCAGTGCGACGCGATCTTCTCGCTGCTGAGGCCGCTGCGGGTCGCCGCGGACGACTTCGACGACCCGGCTTAG
- a CDS encoding DUF5937 family protein — MPLRMHFGTEDLLNCRFALSPAWETQQAVRLLARPGQWGHHLPWLRRSVRAAETLGLEPLWLLMPRQGWTPDFLCPPPGGPVQSFDEEIERLRATDPVTAKEEMARALADTPGAAASPLGLAMLGDPARAVQRVADATVRAWEALVAPHWRRLRALLEADVAFHTRRLADGGLAALFDGLHPHVTWADGALTIRRAEDAAQTLGGEGLTLMPSVFVWPDVVSGFHAPWRPAVVYPARGIGSLWSEAEAGPGSPEALERLLGVNRAAVLAALTEPASTTALAARLGLAPSSVSVHLSTLRGAGLLTSRRVGHQVLYERTPLGIALSAGDGELA, encoded by the coding sequence ATGCCGCTGCGCATGCATTTCGGCACCGAGGACCTGCTCAACTGCCGTTTCGCGCTCTCGCCTGCCTGGGAGACCCAGCAGGCCGTCCGGCTGCTGGCCCGCCCCGGCCAGTGGGGCCACCACCTGCCGTGGCTGCGGCGGAGCGTGCGTGCCGCCGAGACGCTCGGCCTGGAACCGCTGTGGCTACTCATGCCCCGGCAGGGCTGGACACCCGACTTCCTCTGCCCGCCGCCCGGCGGGCCGGTGCAGTCCTTCGACGAGGAGATCGAACGCCTGCGGGCCACCGATCCGGTCACCGCCAAGGAGGAGATGGCCCGCGCCCTCGCCGACACCCCCGGGGCGGCCGCTTCGCCGCTGGGCCTGGCGATGCTCGGCGACCCCGCCCGCGCCGTGCAGAGGGTGGCCGACGCCACCGTCCGGGCCTGGGAGGCCCTCGTGGCCCCGCACTGGCGGCGGTTGCGGGCGCTGCTGGAGGCCGACGTCGCCTTCCACACCCGGCGACTGGCAGACGGCGGCCTGGCCGCGCTCTTCGACGGACTGCACCCGCACGTGACCTGGGCCGACGGTGCGCTGACGATAAGACGCGCGGAGGACGCGGCACAGACGCTGGGCGGCGAGGGACTGACGCTGATGCCCAGCGTCTTCGTCTGGCCGGACGTGGTCAGCGGCTTCCACGCGCCGTGGCGGCCCGCCGTGGTCTACCCGGCACGCGGCATCGGCTCGCTGTGGTCGGAGGCCGAGGCCGGGCCGGGCTCACCGGAGGCGCTGGAACGGCTGTTGGGCGTGAACCGGGCCGCGGTGCTGGCGGCGCTCACCGAACCGGCGTCGACGACCGCGCTGGCCGCGCGGCTGGGGCTGGCGCCGTCCTCGGTGTCCGTGCACCTGTCGACGCTGCGCGGCGCGGGACTGCTGACCTCGCGCCGGGTAGGGCACCAGGTGCTCTACGAACGCACGCCGCTCGGCATCGCCCTGTCCGCGGGCGACGGCGAACTCGCGTAG